Proteins from one Chroococcidiopsis sp. CCMEE 29 genomic window:
- a CDS encoding S8 family serine peptidase, which produces MVNKRAWTIGGLSAIGLASPGLALEIVSVGEAGIDALRLHNPPYNLIGRKIGIGQVEIGRPGQFGLDKAVSKNRAIALAGVFLRNQPAKANTNVDRHAQNVASLMISADKGSGGVAPGARLYSTAVGSLKTGGQPEECLSAQHVALQNSGDVRAINFSFGETLQRDPRPNALLDGNALLTQCIDWSSRVHNVLYVIAGNQGKGGIPIPTDNFNGMNVAFTTRRQGIFNKIDVSNLSDATGGGGGRLNGREINLGSRRAISLVAPGSNISLLNPDGRANKVTGTSFAAPHVTATVALLQEFGDRQLTRIAGKKPVPQQPNWSLDSRRQQVMKAVMLNSADKVQDVGDRLRLGMSRTIIDKQNQDWLASDAYRDPKIPLHAQMGTGQLNAFRAYQQFSAGQWKPSARVAAIGWDYHQVKATSVQDYVLAPRLQQGSFVAITMVWNRLVELNDTNKNQQYDVGERFRDRGLNNLDLYLVSAESNKAAASICSSISDVDSVEHIFCPVPTTGNYKIRVQFRQQVNEATQPYAIAWWTVPAQ; this is translated from the coding sequence ATGGTTAATAAGCGGGCATGGACAATTGGGGGGTTAAGTGCGATAGGGCTAGCTAGTCCTGGACTAGCACTTGAGATCGTATCAGTAGGAGAGGCAGGAATTGATGCTCTACGGCTGCACAACCCTCCCTATAACTTAATTGGGCGCAAGATTGGGATTGGTCAGGTGGAAATTGGACGTCCCGGACAGTTCGGGTTGGATAAGGCTGTTTCCAAGAATCGCGCGATCGCACTAGCGGGAGTGTTTTTACGCAATCAGCCTGCCAAGGCAAATACCAATGTTGACCGCCACGCCCAGAATGTCGCCAGCCTGATGATTAGTGCTGACAAAGGCTCAGGCGGTGTTGCCCCAGGAGCGCGGCTGTATTCAACTGCTGTGGGTTCGCTCAAAACCGGCGGTCAGCCAGAAGAATGCTTATCGGCTCAGCACGTAGCACTGCAAAACAGCGGTGATGTGCGGGCGATTAACTTTAGCTTTGGTGAAACTCTCCAACGCGACCCGCGCCCGAACGCGCTTTTAGATGGAAACGCCTTGCTAACACAATGTATTGACTGGTCTTCCCGTGTCCACAATGTCCTTTACGTAATCGCTGGGAACCAAGGTAAAGGAGGCATTCCCATTCCCACTGACAATTTTAATGGGATGAATGTCGCTTTTACCACCCGGCGGCAAGGAATCTTTAACAAGATCGATGTTTCTAATTTGAGCGATGCAACTGGAGGTGGGGGAGGTAGACTGAATGGACGCGAGATTAATTTGGGTTCCCGTCGCGCCATCAGTTTAGTTGCTCCTGGCAGTAACATCTCTTTACTCAACCCAGACGGTAGAGCGAATAAGGTTACAGGTACGAGTTTTGCTGCGCCTCACGTTACAGCTACTGTTGCCCTGCTCCAGGAATTTGGCGATCGCCAGCTAACAAGGATCGCAGGCAAAAAGCCTGTCCCGCAACAACCTAACTGGAGTTTGGATTCTCGCCGTCAGCAAGTCATGAAAGCGGTGATGCTCAACTCGGCTGATAAAGTTCAGGATGTTGGCGATCGCTTGCGGCTAGGAATGAGCCGGACGATTATTGATAAACAAAACCAAGACTGGCTAGCCTCTGATGCCTACCGCGATCCGAAGATTCCGCTACATGCTCAAATGGGTACAGGTCAGCTGAATGCATTCCGGGCTTACCAGCAGTTTAGTGCCGGTCAGTGGAAACCATCTGCTAGGGTGGCAGCAATCGGTTGGGACTATCATCAAGTCAAGGCTACCTCGGTTCAGGATTATGTGTTAGCACCACGATTGCAGCAGGGAAGCTTTGTGGCAATCACAATGGTTTGGAATCGCTTAGTGGAGCTGAATGATACCAATAAGAATCAGCAATATGACGTGGGAGAGAGGTTTCGCGATCGCGGCTTGAATAACCTTGACCTCTACCTTGTCAGTGCTGAATCTAACAAAGCAGCGGCTAGTATCTGTAGCTCAATCAGTGATGTTGATAGTGTAGAACATATTTTCTGCCCCGTTCCCACTACGGGCAACTATAAAATCCGCGTTCAGTTTCGCCAGCAAGTGAATGAGGCAACTCAGCCTTATGCGATCGCCTGGTGGACAGTACCTGCTCAGTAG
- a CDS encoding Clp protease N-terminal domain-containing protein — MFEKITLPRGFERFTQKAIIAIQLAQGESRRLGHAYVGTEQILLGLIGEGSGLASQFLTSVGVNFENAQIEVEKIIGRGRGHTPDPIPFTPRAKQVLELALEQSRQLGHNYIGTEHLLLGILREADGLGARVLQNLGVDLPNLEQRLYRALS, encoded by the coding sequence ATGTTTGAAAAAATAACCCTGCCCAGAGGGTTTGAAAGATTCACCCAAAAGGCGATTATTGCCATTCAGCTGGCTCAGGGAGAATCTCGCCGCTTAGGACATGCATATGTTGGAACCGAGCAAATCTTACTGGGACTGATTGGCGAAGGCAGTGGTTTGGCATCGCAGTTTCTCACGTCTGTGGGGGTGAACTTTGAAAATGCTCAGATTGAGGTAGAAAAAATTATCGGTCGTGGCAGGGGACATACACCTGACCCTATTCCCTTTACACCCAGGGCAAAGCAAGTTTTGGAACTAGCGCTAGAACAGTCTCGGCAGCTCGGTCATAACTACATTGGCACAGAGCATCTGTTACTAGGCATTCTTCGCGAAGCTGATGGCCTAGGAGCAAGGGTTCTGCAAAATCTTGGGGTAGACCTACCAAATTTGGAACAACGACTATACAGAGCTTTAAGTTAA
- a CDS encoding LCP family protein, whose amino-acid sequence MKKPAQVKPGRWLWFGVGMIGVALLSATAGAFLAVSLSSTPLMQSRLSPEEKEIFGGEGDRISRTGLRLSELTRPVNILVLGVKVLTSDVNDPSPETKDLGYHALVNSFEGLTDTMLLLRFDPEDKKLTALSIPRDTRTHIEGHGITKINAANAEGGPALSAQATSELLNGVAIDRYIRINVQGVEKLVDALGGVTIYVPKDMKYQDDSQHLYINLKAGKHHLNGNQALQFLRFRYDENGDIGRIQRQQLLMRALMEQALNPATLARMPQILSVIQSHIDTNLSVEELMALVGFGVQTNRSNVQMLMVPGQFSQSGQYKTSYWLPNSDRIATMMAQHFNVPSPDLNTAVDPAYLRVAIKDSTGSDQAVRSLVRSLKEAGYRNVYVTQPWSEPLEVTHVVAQQGDTNSAELIRSTLNVGEVRVESTGNLDSDVTIQLGKDWLQKQTQFIQ is encoded by the coding sequence ATGAAAAAGCCTGCTCAAGTAAAGCCCGGACGTTGGCTCTGGTTTGGAGTTGGCATGATCGGCGTGGCTCTGCTGTCAGCAACGGCAGGGGCATTTTTAGCCGTTTCTTTGTCCAGTACGCCACTGATGCAAAGCAGGCTTTCTCCAGAGGAGAAAGAAATATTTGGTGGGGAAGGCGATCGCATTTCACGTACAGGTCTACGGCTGTCAGAGCTAACCCGCCCAGTTAATATCTTAGTTTTGGGAGTCAAGGTTCTCACTTCAGACGTTAATGACCCTTCTCCAGAAACCAAAGATCTGGGATACCACGCCTTGGTAAATTCCTTCGAGGGTCTCACAGATACGATGCTCCTGCTGCGGTTTGACCCAGAAGATAAAAAGTTAACTGCTCTTTCAATTCCCAGGGATACCCGCACCCATATTGAAGGGCATGGGATCACCAAGATTAATGCTGCCAATGCTGAAGGAGGTCCAGCACTGAGTGCTCAAGCAACCAGTGAACTCTTAAACGGGGTGGCAATTGATCGCTATATTCGCATCAATGTTCAAGGCGTGGAAAAGCTGGTTGATGCTTTAGGTGGCGTTACGATCTATGTCCCTAAAGACATGAAGTACCAGGACGATAGCCAGCACCTGTACATCAATTTGAAGGCAGGGAAGCATCATCTAAATGGCAATCAAGCGTTGCAATTTCTTCGCTTTCGCTACGACGAGAATGGGGATATTGGTCGAATTCAGCGGCAGCAACTTTTAATGCGGGCGCTAATGGAACAGGCGCTGAACCCAGCTACTTTGGCTCGAATGCCCCAAATTCTCTCAGTAATTCAGTCCCACATTGACACTAACTTATCGGTAGAGGAACTAATGGCGCTGGTAGGTTTTGGGGTGCAAACGAATCGCTCCAATGTGCAAATGCTGATGGTGCCAGGTCAGTTTAGTCAATCAGGTCAATACAAAACGAGTTATTGGCTGCCAAATAGCGATCGCATTGCAACCATGATGGCTCAACACTTTAACGTCCCCTCACCAGATTTAAACACAGCAGTTGACCCAGCTTATCTGAGAGTAGCAATTAAAGACAGTACTGGTAGCGATCAGGCTGTTCGCTCACTAGTTAGATCTCTCAAAGAAGCAGGCTATCGCAACGTTTATGTCACTCAACCCTGGAGTGAACCATTAGAAGTAACTCATGTTGTTGCCCAGCAAGGTGACACTAACAGCGCCGAATTAATTCGTAGCACCCTGAATGTGGGAGAAGTCCGGGTTGAAAGCACCGGCAATCTCGACTCTGATGTCACAATTCAGCTAGGTAAGGACTGGCTGCAAAAGCAAACCCAGTTTATTCAATGA
- a CDS encoding alpha/beta fold hydrolase, which translates to MTLSSTTISNALNPTQTWIWQGFPICYQTQGNEGPAVVLVHGFGASWWHWRKNIPVLEKTCRVYAIDLIGFGSSAKPIPGPFKAGEQIQYSFETWGQQIVDFCREVVGGPAFLVGNSVGCLAVMQAAVLAPDIALSVALLNCSLRLLHDRKRGGLPWYRRLGAPLIQRLLSVKPISQFFFSQLAQPKTVRKILMQAYAHPEAVTDELVDILMAPARDPGALAVFVAFTAYSQGPLPEDLLAVLPCPAIILWGTADPWEPVALGRELANFPQVQKFIPLEGVGHCPQDEAPEVVNPILQDWILQLPH; encoded by the coding sequence ATGACCCTCTCTTCTACAACCATATCTAACGCCCTTAACCCAACACAAACTTGGATTTGGCAAGGATTCCCTATCTGCTATCAAACTCAAGGAAACGAGGGACCAGCAGTTGTCCTCGTGCATGGCTTTGGAGCTTCTTGGTGGCATTGGCGCAAAAACATCCCGGTACTGGAGAAAACTTGTCGCGTGTATGCCATTGACTTAATTGGCTTTGGTAGCTCTGCCAAACCCATTCCTGGTCCATTTAAAGCTGGCGAACAGATTCAATACTCATTTGAAACTTGGGGACAGCAAATTGTTGATTTTTGCCGCGAAGTTGTTGGAGGTCCGGCTTTCTTAGTCGGTAACTCAGTTGGTTGTCTAGCAGTAATGCAGGCAGCAGTATTGGCACCAGATATCGCTTTAAGCGTTGCCTTGCTTAACTGTTCTCTGCGGTTACTGCACGATCGCAAACGCGGTGGTTTACCCTGGTATCGCCGTCTTGGAGCGCCCCTGATCCAACGTCTGCTATCAGTGAAGCCGATTAGCCAGTTCTTCTTCAGTCAACTCGCCCAGCCCAAAACGGTGCGGAAAATTCTCATGCAAGCCTATGCTCATCCTGAAGCGGTAACAGATGAGTTGGTAGATATCCTGATGGCTCCGGCGCGCGATCCGGGTGCTTTAGCTGTGTTTGTTGCCTTTACTGCTTATTCTCAAGGTCCCTTACCTGAAGACCTCCTGGCTGTTCTACCTTGCCCCGCCATCATCTTGTGGGGAACAGCTGATCCTTGGGAACCAGTAGCATTGGGACGAGAGTTAGCTAACTTCCCTCAAGTGCAAAAGTTTATACCTCTGGAAGGCGTGGGTCATTGTCCCCAGGATGAAGCGCCTGAGGTAGTGAATCCAATTTTGCAGGATTGGATTTTGCAACTGCCTCATTGA
- a CDS encoding ATP-binding protein has translation MRILIVENSLCDTELMLYELRRERLQVDWKRVETESDYLACLDAGFDVILSDFNMPQFEAMRALQLLQERGLDIPFIIVTGSISEEVAVECMKLGAADYLLKDRLVRLGQAVLQAVQQKQLRDAKRQAEAALQTSEARFRRLADNAQDIIYQYRIAPTRGFEYVSPAVTKITGYTPEEHYSDPELWLKLVHEDDRRILQQWFTGAGLTQHAVLRWLCKDGATIWTEHSKVNIYNDFGNLIAIEGIARDITERKQAEEVLLQQAERERLVAEIAQRIRQSLNLEDILNTTVQEVRQFLQADRAIIYRFQPDWSGVVAMESVAAGWKPILNTIVDDSCFKDSYVQHYQQGRISAIEDIYTAGLSQCYIDLLAQFQIRANLVVPILQGEQLWGLLITHQCSGPRTWKPLEISLLNQLATQAAIALYNAQSYERLEQLVKQRTQELEQEKLISETANRAKSEFLTYMSHELRTPLNSILGLSNLLLEQIFGPLNEKQQQYIAGISSSGQHLLNLINDLLDLSKIEAGKEELTLETLQVEEVCQTCLSLIQEQARNQGLQLSLVTAAEVTTCIADQRRLQQILFNLLSNAVKFTETGSVTLKVEQTEDTINFSVIDTGIGILAANQASLFQPFRQLDSDLTRKPEGTGLGLALSRKLARLHGGDITVTSELGRGSCFTLHLPRE, from the coding sequence ATGCGTATTTTGATTGTTGAGAACTCGCTGTGTGATACTGAATTGATGCTATATGAACTGCGTCGGGAGCGGCTTCAAGTAGACTGGAAGCGTGTGGAAACTGAGTCAGATTATCTTGCCTGTTTGGATGCAGGCTTTGATGTGATTCTCTCCGATTTCAATATGCCTCAGTTTGAAGCGATGCGGGCGCTGCAACTTTTGCAGGAGCGCGGTTTGGATATTCCTTTCATCATTGTCACAGGTAGCATCAGCGAAGAAGTAGCGGTGGAGTGTATGAAGCTGGGTGCCGCTGACTACCTACTCAAAGATCGACTGGTACGGCTAGGGCAGGCAGTACTCCAAGCTGTGCAACAAAAACAACTGCGCGATGCGAAGCGGCAGGCTGAAGCTGCCTTGCAAACAAGTGAAGCGCGCTTCCGAAGACTAGCCGATAACGCTCAAGACATCATTTACCAGTATCGGATTGCCCCCACTCGAGGCTTTGAATATGTTAGTCCTGCAGTTACAAAGATTACTGGCTATACACCAGAAGAGCATTATTCCGATCCCGAACTGTGGTTGAAGCTGGTCCATGAAGATGATAGGAGAATATTACAGCAATGGTTCACTGGAGCGGGACTGACCCAGCATGCAGTTCTGCGTTGGCTGTGCAAAGACGGTGCAACGATCTGGACAGAACATAGCAAAGTTAATATCTACAATGATTTTGGGAACCTGATTGCCATTGAGGGAATTGCCCGCGATATTACTGAGCGCAAGCAGGCAGAAGAGGTATTGCTACAACAAGCCGAGCGGGAACGACTGGTAGCAGAGATTGCCCAGCGAATTCGTCAGTCATTGAACCTAGAGGATATTCTTAATACCACAGTACAGGAAGTGCGGCAATTTCTCCAAGCCGACCGCGCCATCATCTACCGCTTTCAGCCCGATTGGAGCGGAGTTGTGGCGATGGAGTCTGTAGCGGCAGGTTGGAAACCTATTCTGAACACGATAGTTGACGACTCCTGCTTTAAGGATTCCTATGTCCAGCACTACCAGCAGGGTCGCATCAGTGCTATAGAGGATATCTACACGGCAGGTTTAAGCCAGTGTTATATCGATTTACTAGCTCAATTTCAAATTAGAGCCAATTTGGTAGTACCAATTCTGCAAGGAGAACAATTGTGGGGACTGTTGATTACCCATCAATGTAGTGGACCACGAACCTGGAAACCCCTAGAAATTAGCTTGCTAAATCAACTAGCAACCCAGGCAGCGATCGCCCTTTATAATGCCCAAAGCTACGAACGCCTAGAGCAGTTAGTGAAACAGCGCACCCAAGAATTAGAGCAGGAGAAACTGATTTCAGAAACGGCTAATCGTGCCAAAAGTGAATTTCTCACCTACATGAGCCACGAACTACGCACACCTCTTAACAGCATCTTAGGGTTGTCTAACCTACTACTAGAACAAATTTTTGGTCCATTGAACGAAAAACAGCAACAGTATATTGCCGGTATTTCTTCCTCTGGACAGCACCTGTTGAACTTGATTAATGACCTACTAGATTTATCGAAGATTGAAGCTGGCAAAGAAGAATTAACCTTGGAAACACTTCAGGTTGAGGAAGTTTGTCAAACATGTCTATCCCTAATTCAGGAGCAGGCGCGAAACCAAGGTCTGCAACTCTCATTGGTTACGGCTGCCGAGGTAACAACCTGTATTGCCGACCAGCGGCGATTACAGCAAATTTTATTCAACCTGCTTTCAAACGCTGTTAAGTTTACAGAGACTGGCTCAGTCACACTCAAAGTTGAGCAAACTGAAGACACCATTAATTTCTCAGTGATTGATACTGGAATTGGCATTTTAGCAGCAAATCAAGCGTCTTTGTTTCAACCGTTCCGGCAACTGGATAGCGATCTTACCCGCAAGCCTGAGGGTACAGGTCTTGGCTTAGCATTATCTCGCAAGCTAGCACGCCTGCATGGAGGAGACATTACAGTCACTTCAGAACTAGGACGCGGTAGTTGCTTTACTCTGCATTTACCCAGAGAGTGA
- a CDS encoding AI-2E family transporter, which yields MQKRILLDWWQAMTPLARFLAIALVAPLLVLNAWAFSSIFDYFHSLIVILVAASLLAFLLNYPVSWMQQQGARREQVAVLVFLIALSILLALGVTLVPLVITQAQQLVVRLPEWIDSGRYQLMLLNEWAENQGLPLNLDALLVQINDRLKGQLQAIAGQVLNLAVITVTSLLDFVLTMVLAFYLLQHGDQLWQSLIEWLPVNLRQPFSQTLRLSFQNYFIGQLIFAICMGSALTAIFLWLKVPFGLLFGITIGIMALVPFGGTVGIILTTLLVALQYFWLGFRVLIAAVIVQQILDNLVAPRILGTVTGLNPVWILISVLTGARIGGLLGVIVAVPSAVVIKTALSAVRSRNGGVSEAAASSRGSALPEGEGESAANVSEKELPAELGSK from the coding sequence ATGCAGAAACGCATACTCCTTGATTGGTGGCAAGCAATGACACCCTTAGCGCGATTTTTAGCGATCGCGCTGGTAGCTCCCCTGTTAGTGCTTAATGCTTGGGCATTTTCTTCAATTTTCGATTACTTCCACTCGCTGATTGTGATTTTAGTGGCGGCATCTCTGCTAGCGTTTCTGTTAAACTACCCAGTTAGCTGGATGCAACAACAAGGTGCTAGAAGAGAGCAAGTTGCTGTTCTGGTATTTTTAATAGCACTATCCATTTTGTTGGCATTGGGTGTAACACTCGTTCCGCTTGTGATCACTCAAGCCCAGCAATTGGTGGTGCGCTTGCCAGAGTGGATTGACTCTGGACGCTATCAGTTGATGTTGTTAAATGAGTGGGCTGAAAACCAAGGCTTACCGCTTAACCTTGATGCTCTGTTGGTACAAATCAACGATCGATTAAAGGGGCAGTTACAGGCGATCGCCGGACAAGTCCTGAACTTGGCTGTGATTACCGTCACTAGCCTACTGGACTTTGTGTTAACGATGGTTTTAGCGTTCTATCTCTTACAACACGGCGATCAACTCTGGCAGAGTTTAATAGAATGGCTACCTGTTAACCTCCGACAGCCTTTTTCTCAGACACTACGCCTCAGCTTTCAAAATTACTTCATCGGACAGTTGATTTTTGCTATCTGCATGGGTTCTGCCCTCACCGCCATTTTCTTGTGGCTGAAAGTACCGTTTGGATTACTATTTGGCATCACCATTGGAATTATGGCCCTGGTACCTTTCGGTGGCACGGTGGGCATCATATTGACTACGCTGCTGGTGGCACTGCAATATTTCTGGTTAGGCTTTCGGGTGTTAATCGCGGCTGTAATTGTCCAGCAAATCCTAGATAACTTAGTTGCTCCCCGAATTTTGGGGACTGTTACAGGTTTAAATCCGGTTTGGATACTGATTTCAGTTTTGACAGGAGCTAGGATCGGTGGATTGCTCGGTGTAATCGTGGCAGTTCCTAGTGCTGTTGTGATCAAGACAGCTTTGAGCGCTGTGCGATCGCGTAATGGAGGTGTTAGCGAAGCGGCAGCGAGTTCTAGAGGTTCAGCATTACCCGAAGGCGAAGGAGAATCTGCTGCTAATGTGTCAGAAAAAGAATTACCGGCTGAGCTGGGTTCAAAGTAA
- the speB gene encoding agmatinase has translation MLTQSSTSVIPFLGSEVAATYDAARVVILPIPYEATTTYRRGCKNGPDAILEASHQVEYYDEELDWETGRDIGIYTHPAIADTRNGKFSAQEMLQVTQETVSKLIQDGKFVIALGGEHSITTGVVAAYRQAYPDEPFTVVQIDAHGDLRHEYEGSIHNHACVMRRIVDMGLPTVQIGIRAICKEEADLMKEKNLVVFRAREIATQPDWIERAIAAIPTQKVFLTIDLDGIDPTLIPGVGTPEPGGLNWYALTEFLRRVTETYQVIGCDVMELAPIVDSVVSQFTAAKLVYKLIGYQGLDNKLLCI, from the coding sequence ATGTTGACCCAATCTTCTACTTCAGTAATCCCATTCCTGGGGTCTGAGGTAGCAGCGACTTACGATGCTGCGCGAGTGGTAATTTTACCCATCCCCTACGAGGCAACGACTACCTATCGTCGTGGCTGTAAAAATGGTCCAGATGCGATTTTAGAAGCTTCGCACCAAGTCGAATACTACGACGAAGAACTAGACTGGGAGACTGGACGCGATATTGGAATTTATACTCACCCAGCAATTGCAGACACCAGGAATGGGAAGTTTTCCGCTCAGGAGATGCTGCAAGTTACCCAAGAAACAGTGTCCAAGCTAATTCAAGATGGCAAGTTCGTGATTGCGCTAGGGGGTGAACACAGCATTACCACGGGTGTTGTAGCAGCTTACCGTCAAGCATATCCAGATGAACCATTTACAGTCGTGCAAATTGATGCTCATGGCGATTTACGCCATGAATATGAAGGCTCAATTCATAATCATGCCTGTGTGATGCGTCGGATTGTGGATATGGGTTTGCCAACAGTGCAAATTGGAATTCGGGCAATTTGTAAAGAAGAAGCAGACTTGATGAAGGAAAAAAATCTAGTAGTATTTCGGGCGCGAGAGATTGCCACCCAACCGGATTGGATAGAAAGAGCGATCGCTGCTATTCCGACGCAGAAAGTCTTTCTCACCATTGATTTAGACGGCATTGACCCGACGCTGATTCCTGGCGTTGGCACCCCAGAACCCGGTGGCTTAAACTGGTATGCGCTTACCGAATTTTTAAGAAGGGTAACTGAAACTTATCAGGTAATTGGCTGTGATGTAATGGAGTTGGCACCAATAGTAGATTCAGTAGTTTCCCAATTCACAGCAGCAAAATTGGTCTATAAACTAATCGGTTATCAAGGCTTGGATAATAAGCTGTTGTGTATTTAA
- the rpe gene encoding ribulose-phosphate 3-epimerase translates to MTQTPSQKPIVIAPSILSADFSRLGEEIRAVDAAGADWIHVDVMDGRFVPNITIGPLIVEAIRPITQKPLDVHLMIVEPEKYVEDFAKAGADIISVHAEHNASPHLHRTLCQIRELGKKAGVVLNPSSPLELIEYVLEVCDLILIMSVNPGFGGQSFIPAVLPKIRKLRQMCDQRGLAPWIEVDGGLKGNNTWQVLEAGANAIVAGSAVFKAKDYAEAIEGIRNSKRPTPELVTV, encoded by the coding sequence ATGACCCAAACGCCATCCCAAAAGCCCATTGTGATTGCCCCCTCTATCTTATCAGCGGATTTTAGCCGTCTGGGAGAAGAAATCCGGGCTGTAGATGCGGCTGGAGCAGACTGGATTCATGTTGATGTCATGGACGGTAGATTTGTCCCCAATATTACGATTGGCCCACTGATTGTTGAAGCCATTCGCCCAATTACCCAAAAACCGCTGGATGTTCACTTGATGATTGTGGAGCCAGAAAAGTATGTAGAGGACTTTGCGAAAGCGGGTGCCGATATTATTTCCGTTCATGCGGAACACAACGCCTCACCTCACCTGCACCGCACTCTCTGCCAGATTAGAGAACTGGGGAAAAAAGCTGGTGTTGTACTCAATCCTTCCTCACCGTTGGAATTAATTGAGTATGTGCTGGAGGTGTGTGACCTGATACTGATTATGAGTGTTAACCCAGGCTTTGGCGGTCAGAGCTTTATCCCAGCTGTACTGCCCAAAATCCGCAAACTGCGTCAGATGTGCGATCAGCGCGGTCTCGCTCCCTGGATTGAAGTGGATGGCGGTCTAAAAGGCAACAATACCTGGCAAGTATTGGAAGCTGGAGCGAATGCTATTGTCGCTGGTTCAGCAGTGTTTAAGGCAAAGGACTATGCAGAGGCGATTGAAGGTATTCGCAACAGTAAGCGTCCAACACCGGAATTGGTAACAGTCTAG
- a CDS encoding helix-turn-helix transcriptional regulator gives MKLKVKPRLALLRTVHGRISQSELSRQTGITQKQLSALEAGKTKGITFDTLAKLCMFFCCTPNELLELEPETEATPPPTLEELANADEIISRGLKRAMEAPKRPADEIWAEFDAVRTRIATHASVQAD, from the coding sequence ATGAAGCTCAAGGTTAAGCCTCGACTAGCGCTACTTCGGACCGTGCATGGAAGGATTAGCCAATCTGAATTATCTCGACAAACTGGCATCACACAAAAACAATTAAGCGCCCTAGAAGCAGGAAAAACAAAGGGAATCACCTTTGATACGCTAGCTAAGCTTTGTATGTTCTTCTGTTGTACTCCCAACGAGCTGCTGGAACTGGAACCGGAAACAGAAGCAACTCCTCCTCCAACGTTAGAGGAACTCGCTAATGCTGATGAAATCATCTCTCGTGGATTAAAGCGGGCTATGGAAGCACCCAAGCGTCCGGCTGATGAAATTTGGGCAGAGTTCGATGCTGTTCGGACAAGAATAGCAACTCATGCCTCGGTTCAAGCCGATTGA
- a CDS encoding putative toxin-antitoxin system toxin component, PIN family, with amino-acid sequence MIKVVLDTSVFIAALLSKSQTSTPVLVLNSWRGQCFTLVMAPQLLRELVVKLMRKQVPQADIEDLVTLIAEAALHISGTYEATRLDDIDPDDNIFLAAAYEAKADYLVSLDRQHLLPLKHYHGTQILTPALFIRVIKAAASDQI; translated from the coding sequence GTGATTAAAGTTGTCTTAGATACGTCCGTTTTTATTGCCGCTCTTCTAAGTAAAAGCCAGACTAGCACCCCTGTCCTTGTTCTAAATAGTTGGCGCGGACAGTGTTTTACATTGGTTATGGCACCGCAGCTACTACGGGAATTGGTAGTTAAACTGATGCGAAAACAGGTTCCTCAAGCAGATATAGAAGATCTAGTTACGCTGATTGCAGAGGCTGCACTCCATATCTCGGGGACTTACGAGGCAACTCGTTTAGATGATATCGATCCAGACGACAATATTTTTCTGGCAGCTGCTTATGAAGCGAAAGCTGATTATCTAGTTAGCCTTGATCGGCAGCACTTACTGCCACTCAAACACTATCACGGTACACAGATTCTAACCCCAGCCCTATTTATTCGCGTAATCAAGGCAGCAGCTAGTGATCAAATTTGA